GGGGCCACGGAAGCGTTCAACCGCGCGCTCGATGTGGACCCGCGCTTCGTCGAGGCCTTCAGCGCGCTGGAGGCGATGCTCGGCGGCGCGAGCCAGTGGAAGGCCCTGGAGGACAACTACGCGCGGATGCTCTCGCGCATCCCGAAGACGCCGGACACCCACACGGCGCGCATGGCGCTGTGGCGGGCGCTGGGAGACCTCTACCTCCAGGTGCTGAAGAACACGGAAGGGGCGGTGGCCGCCTACGGCGTGGTGGCCAAGGGGCTCCCGGACGACGCGGCGGTGCAGGAGACCTTCGCGGACGTGGCCTCCCAGACGCCGGGCAAGGAGCAGGAGGCGCTCGCGGCCCTCCGCCGCGCCCTGCCGAACACGAAGGACCCCCGGAAGGTGGCCGGACAGATTGTCCGCCTGTCGGCGCTGCGCAAGGAGTACGACGAGGCGTGGCTGGCCGCCCAGGTGGTCGCGGGGCTCATCGGAGACCCCGGGGACGACGAGAAGGAGATCCTCACCAAGCTGGGGCCCTACGCGAAGCGCAAGGAAGTGGCGCAGCGCCCGCTGACGGACCGGCTCTGGCAGGCGCACCTGTTCCACCCCAAGGTGCGCGGGCCGCTCTCGGAGTTCCTGGGCATCCTCTTCGAGCAGGTGGGACACCATTACGCGGTGGCCTTCCCGCAGTACCAGCTCGTGCCGAAGAAGCACCGCATCGACGTGGGCAGTGCGCAGGAGTACCACGTCCACCACTACCGCTATGTGGCGCGGCTGCTGGGCATGGAGTCGGTGGAGCTCTACTCGCCGTTCCTGGTGGCCACCCGCGAGCGCATGACCCGCCGCTCCAATGATCCGGTCCCCGAGCCGCTCATCAACGTGGAGCTGCTGCAAACGCACCCGGCCAGCGTCCGGGTGGGCGGCAAGTTCTTCGCGGAGCAGGGGCAGAAGGAAGTGTACTACCTGCTGGGCCGGGCACTCGCCCTGGCCCGGCCGGAGCTCGCCTTCAGCCAGCGCCTGGCGCCCGAGCGCCTCGAGGCCCTGCTGCAAGCGGCGCTCAGCATGGTGGGGCAGATCCGTCCGACCGCGGATCCCCGGTACTTCGACGAGGCCCGGCGGATGCTGGAAAAGAGCCTCAGCGAGCCGGCCCGGGCCGCTTTGACCAAGGTGGCCCGCACCTACCTGCCAGCCGCTACCCCTGGGGACATGCGCGCCTGGTTGGAAGGGGCCGAGCTCACCGCGGCCCGGGCGGGCCTGTTCGCCGCGGGCGAGATGGAGCCGGTCAAGCGGATGATGCTGGGCGAGACGGGCTCGGCCTTCCGGGTGCCCACGAGTACCAAGCTGCGGGAACTCATGGTATTCGCAACTTCCGAGGACCTACATGATCTGCGTGTTGCCGTGGGCACACACGTGGAAGTGCAGGTGAGAAAGTAGCTGGGAGAACTCCAAAGGGGTTCAACCGTTGAACGGTGACCGGGCGGGCAGGGGACGCATCCTTGACCCCTCCGACAGCCACCTCTACGATTTTGGCGGAATTTCTTCCGCCATTTCTGAGACTTGCGGGGAACGATGCGTTTCGTCTGCGACAGCTGCCGCGCGCAGTACATGATTAGCGACGACAAGGTTGGCGCCAAGGGCGTCAAGGTTCGTTGCAAGAAGTGCGGCCATGTCATCCTGGTGCGTCCTGATGGCGCCACGGCGTCCCAGGCTGATGAGGCCCAGGAGACGCCCGCGGCGAGTGCCGCGAGCAATGGAGGGATGAACTCCACGGCCGCTGGATTGCCCGCCTCGTTGGGAACGCCGCCCGAGGGCGGTCTCTTCACGGACGTGGAAGAGGACGAGATCGGTGCCGTCTTCGACCAGGTGCTCAACTCGGGCTCGAACAAGATCCCCTCGGGGGATTCCGCGGGCGGAGAGGCCAAGGCCTCTGCGGCGGCGGTGCGCAAGCTGGCGGAGGCCGAGTCGGAGCCCGACGAGCCGCAGTCCTCCTCCGCGCCCTCGCACGAGTGGTTCGTCGCCATCGACGAGAAGCAGGTGGGCCCGCTCACCGTGGAGAAGGTGAAGGACTACTGGGACCGCGGCGAGGTGGGGCCAGACAGCCTGTGCTGGCGTCAGGGCTTCAGTGACTGGATTCCGCTCTCCGATGCGACGGAGCTGGCCCCCGCGCTCGCGCCGCGTCCTGCCAAGCCGGTCATCGTCGCGCCCGCGGCGATGGGCCAGTCGTCGTCCACGCCCGCACCGGTGGAGTCCGCGTTCAGCGCGGGTGGCTCCTCGAAGGGCGCCCGGGCGGAGATTCCCCCGGCACCGGCGCTGGGCGCCGAGCCTCCCTCGTCGGGATGGAAGCCCTCCGCCGCGAGCGTGCTCGCCTCGCTGGTGAAGGAGGAGAACGACGCGCTGTCCAAGCCGCCCAAGCCCGCGCCGGTGGCGGAGAAGCCCGCCGCGGCGGGGCTGCTGGATCTGCCTCCTCCCGAGGCCGCGCCGGCCGCACGGGCCGCCCCGATGATGGCGGCGGCCCCCGAGCATGCGCCCCAGCCTGCGCCGATGCCCTATGCGCCCCCGCCCGCGGCTCCGGCGTACGCGCAGCCAGCTCCGGCGTACCCGCAGCCTGCCTACGCGCCCGCGGGCTATCCCCAGCCGGGGTACGGGGGGTATCCCCCTCCGCCTGCTCCCGCGCAGCAGGGAGGCAGCAAGACGGGTCTGATCGCGGGAATCGCGGTGGCGGCCATCGCGGTCGTGGGGGTGGGGCTCTTCTTCGCCCTCAAGCCCTCGGAGCAGCCCGCGACGCCTCCGCCCGTGGCGGCGGCTCCGCCTGCTGCCACGAAGCCCCCGGAGCCCGCGACGCCTCCTCCTGCCGCCCAGACGCCTCCCGCGGTCGCGGCAGCGGCACCGGCTGCTCCCACGGCACCGGCCACGGCACCCTCGGCTCCGGCGGCGGCGGCGACCCCTCCCGCCGTGGCGGCGGTGACGCCTCCGCCCCCGGCAGCGGTCGAGCCCGCCGCGGCGAAGCCCGCGGAGCCTGCGCGGACCGAGCCCGCCGTGGCGCGCCAGGAGCCTTCGCGGACGGGCAGCAAGCCGCGTCCGAGCCAGAGCGAGCCCGTGGCGAGCGTCTCGCGCTCGAAGCCCGAGCCTGCGCCTTCGGATGACGATTTCGACGCGCTGTTCGGCTCGTCGAAGAAGACGGAGCCGAAGAAGGCGGCCGAGAGCACGCCTTCGACGTACATCCCTCCCGCGCCGGGAAGCGGCGGGAGCGTGCGTGAGCAACTGGCTCAGTCCGACGTGATGGAAGTGGTGCTCGCGAACCGGCCCGCCATCGTGAAGTGCGTGAACGAGCAGAAGAAGCGGGAGCCTGGCAGCAGCGGCAAGCTGGTGATGCGCTGGGTGATCCAGACGAGCGGCAGGACGACCGCGGTGGCGGTGCGGACCGAGGAGTTCCGCAAAACGTACCTGGCGACCTGTATCTCGGGGCTCATCAAGGGGTGGACGTTCCCGAAACACCGGAAGCAAGGGGATCCCATCGATTTCCCGTTCACCTTCTGAGCGGAATCTCACGCGGACAGTGTCACGGGCGTGTCTATCGCTCGTGACATTGTCCGTTTTTGTATGCGTTGAATTTCCTCGAAGGCTTCGCGCCTAACGCCCGGTCGACAACCGTTGACACCTCCGGAGCGGCGGGACTAAAGCCACGCCCGCTTGCAAGGGATGGATGGGGCTTGTGAGGGCCGGTAAGCCCCGAGCGAAGCACCACGGGAGGAAGTCCAACATGCAGCTTCGGAAGACGATGTGGATGCTCACTGCGCTGAGCGCGATGAGCCTGATGATGACGGCTTGCGGTGGCGACGACGAGGGCTCGGGACCGACTACCTGCACCAGCGACGCGCAGTGCGGCGAGGACGAGATTTGCAACACGACCGCTGGGGCATGTGTTCAGACCTGTGATCAGGCCAGCGACTGTCCGGACAGCGCCAAGAACTGTGAGGCGCTGAGCACGACCAACACCCAGAAGGTTTGCAAGTGCACGGTCGGGACCAGCTTCTGCGCGGACGAGTACGGCGAGGGCTTCACCTGCTCGGCGTCGACCCGCGTCTGCACCGATGATGACTCCAACCCGAACCCGAACCCGGGCGGCTCCTGCTCCGGCGAGGCCCAGTCCTCGTGCGCCTATGGCCAGTTCTGCAACTCCGGCACGTGTGCGGCCGTTC
This sequence is a window from Stigmatella aurantiaca. Protein-coding genes within it:
- the gltJ gene encoding adventurous gliding motility protein GltJ, producing the protein MRFVCDSCRAQYMISDDKVGAKGVKVRCKKCGHVILVRPDGATASQADEAQETPAASAASNGGMNSTAAGLPASLGTPPEGGLFTDVEEDEIGAVFDQVLNSGSNKIPSGDSAGGEAKASAAAVRKLAEAESEPDEPQSSSAPSHEWFVAIDEKQVGPLTVEKVKDYWDRGEVGPDSLCWRQGFSDWIPLSDATELAPALAPRPAKPVIVAPAAMGQSSSTPAPVESAFSAGGSSKGARAEIPPAPALGAEPPSSGWKPSAASVLASLVKEENDALSKPPKPAPVAEKPAAAGLLDLPPPEAAPAARAAPMMAAAPEHAPQPAPMPYAPPPAAPAYAQPAPAYPQPAYAPAGYPQPGYGGYPPPPAPAQQGGSKTGLIAGIAVAAIAVVGVGLFFALKPSEQPATPPPVAAAPPAATKPPEPATPPPAAQTPPAVAAAAPAAPTAPATAPSAPAAAATPPAVAAVTPPPPAAVEPAAAKPAEPARTEPAVARQEPSRTGSKPRPSQSEPVASVSRSKPEPAPSDDDFDALFGSSKKTEPKKAAESTPSTYIPPAPGSGGSVREQLAQSDVMEVVLANRPAIVKCVNEQKKREPGSSGKLVMRWVIQTSGRTTAVAVRTEEFRKTYLATCISGLIKGWTFPKHRKQGDPIDFPFTF